The following are from one region of the Geoalkalibacter subterraneus genome:
- a CDS encoding FliI/YscN family ATPase, giving the protein MDALLNAIREVPSVRVLGKVTRIVGLVVEGYCPEASVGTLCELSPLGGGEPVPAEIVGFRDSQALLMPLGDLRGLGPGSLIRVRRPSATLPVGEELLGRVIGPMGEPIDDGPPLSAERELPLYSLPPGPMHRKKIEEPLDLGVRAINALLTCGKGQRMGIMAGSGVGKSVLLGTMAKHARADVNVIALIGERGREVMEFMERDLGPEGLARSVVVVATSDQSPLLRMRGAFVATTVAEYFCNRGANVLMMMDSVTRFAMAMREVGLAIGEPPTTKGYTPSVFATLPKLLERAGSFRNQGSITGLYTVLVEGDDMNEPIADSVRSILDGHIVLSRDLAAKNHYPAIDILTSASRVMRDIVSAEHTKYAGQIREILATYKEAEDLINIGAYAKGSNPKIDYTLTRIDAVTDFLRQGMDEKVALEDAVEDMAGLVLDRRKELR; this is encoded by the coding sequence ATGGATGCGCTGCTCAATGCCATCCGCGAAGTGCCGTCGGTGCGGGTGCTCGGCAAGGTCACCCGTATCGTCGGGCTGGTTGTCGAAGGTTACTGCCCGGAAGCTTCAGTGGGTACCCTGTGCGAGCTCTCCCCTCTGGGAGGCGGTGAGCCGGTGCCGGCGGAAATCGTCGGATTCAGGGATTCTCAGGCGCTGCTCATGCCGCTGGGTGATCTTCGCGGCTTGGGTCCCGGCAGCCTGATCCGGGTGCGCCGTCCGAGCGCCACCCTGCCGGTGGGCGAGGAACTTCTCGGGCGCGTCATCGGTCCCATGGGCGAACCCATCGATGACGGTCCGCCCCTCTCTGCCGAGCGCGAGCTGCCCCTCTACAGTCTTCCCCCCGGGCCCATGCACCGCAAGAAGATCGAAGAACCTCTCGATCTCGGCGTGCGCGCCATCAACGCCCTGCTGACCTGCGGCAAGGGGCAGCGGATGGGAATCATGGCCGGGTCCGGTGTCGGCAAAAGCGTGCTGCTGGGCACCATGGCCAAACACGCCCGCGCCGATGTCAACGTGATCGCCCTGATCGGTGAACGCGGTCGCGAGGTGATGGAGTTCATGGAGCGCGACCTGGGACCGGAGGGACTGGCCCGCTCCGTCGTTGTGGTCGCAACGTCCGACCAGTCGCCGCTGCTGCGCATGCGCGGTGCTTTTGTCGCCACCACTGTCGCCGAGTATTTCTGCAACCGTGGCGCCAACGTGCTGATGATGATGGACTCGGTCACCCGCTTCGCCATGGCGATGCGCGAGGTGGGGCTGGCCATCGGCGAACCTCCCACCACCAAGGGATACACCCCGTCGGTATTCGCCACCCTCCCCAAACTTCTGGAACGAGCCGGCTCATTCCGCAACCAGGGCAGCATTACCGGGCTCTACACCGTGTTGGTGGAAGGCGATGATATGAACGAACCCATCGCCGACTCGGTACGCTCCATCCTCGATGGACACATTGTGCTGTCGCGCGATCTTGCCGCCAAAAACCATTACCCCGCCATTGACATTCTCACCTCGGCCAGCCGCGTCATGCGTGACATCGTCTCTGCCGAGCATACCAAGTACGCCGGCCAGATCCGCGAAATTCTCGCCACCTACAAGGAAGCCGAAGACCTCATCAATATCGGAGCCTACGCCAAGGGCAGCAACCCCAAGATCGACTACACCCTGACCCGCATCGATGCCGTCACCGATTTTCTGCGCCAGGGCATGGACGAAAAGGTCGCCCTCGAAGACGCGGTGGAAGATATGGCCGGCCTGGTCCTCGATCGCCGCAAAGAACTGCGCTGA